One Urocitellus parryii isolate mUroPar1 chromosome 8, mUroPar1.hap1, whole genome shotgun sequence DNA window includes the following coding sequences:
- the Tfeb gene encoding transcription factor EB, translating into MASRIGLRMQLMREQAQQEEQRERMQQQAVMHYMQQQQQQQQLGGPPTPAINTPVHFQSPPPVPGEVLKVQSYLENPTSYHLQQSQHQKVREYLSETYGNKFAAHISPAQGSPKPPPAASPGVRAGHVLSTSASNSAPNSPMAMLHISSNPEKEFDDVIDNIMRLDNVLGYINPEMQMPNTLPLSSSHLNVYSSDPQVTASLVGVTSSSCPADLTQKRELTDAESRALAKERQKKDNHNLIERRRRFNINDRIKELGMLIPKANDLDVRWNKGTILKASVDYIRRMQKDLQKSRELENHSRRLEMTNKQLWLRIQELEMQARVHGLPTTSPSGVNMAELAQQVVKQELPSEEGPGEALMLGAEVPDPEALPALPPQAPLPPPAQPPSPFHHLDFSHSLGFGGGSDEGTAGYSDPLGPEHGSPFPNLSKKDLDLMLLDDSLLPLASDPLFSTMSPEASKASSRRSSFSMEEGDVL; encoded by the exons ATGGCATCGCGCATCGGGCTGCGCATGCAGCTCATGCGGGAGCAGgcgcagcaggaggagcagcggGAGCGCATGCAGCAGCAGGCCGTCATGCATTacatgcagcagcagcagcagcagcaacaactgGGGGGGCCTCCCACTCCAGCCATCAACACCCCCGTCCACTTCCAGTCGCCGCCGCCTGTGCCCGGGGAGGTGCTAAAG GTGCAGTCCTACCTGGAGAATCCCACCTCCTACCACCTGCAGCAGTCCCAGCACCAGAAGGTGCGGGAGTACCTGTCAGAGACCTACGGGAACAAGTTCGCTGCCCACATCAGCCCCGCCCAGGGCTCCCCAAAGCCCCCACCAGCCGCCTCCCCCGGAGTACGGGCTGGACATGTGCTGTCCACCTCAGCCAGCAACAGTGCACCCAACAGCCCCATGGCCATGCTGCACATCAGCTCCAACCCTGAGAAGGAG tttgATGACGTCATTGACAACATTATGCGTCTGGACAATGTGCTGGGCTACATCAATCCTGAAATGCAGATGCCCAACACG CTGCCCCTCTCCAGCAGCCACCTGAACGTGTACAGCAGCGACCCCCAGGTCACAGCCTCCCTGGTGGGTGTCACCAGCAGCTCCTGCCCTGCGGACCTGACCCAAAAGCGAGAGCTCACAG ACGCTGAGAGCCGAGCCCTGGCCAAGGAGCGGCAGAAGAAAGACAATCACAACCTGA TTGAACGGAGACGGAGGTTCAACATTAACGACCGCATCAAGGAGCTGGGAATGCTGATCCCCAAGGCCAACGACCT GGACGTGCGCTGGAACAAGGGCACCATCCTCAAGGCCTCCGTCGACTACATCCGGAGGATGCAGAAGGACCTGCAGAAGTCCAGGGAATTGGAGAACCACTCTCGGCGCCTGGAGATGACCAACAAGCAGCTCTGGCTCCGCATCCAG GAGCTGGAGATGCAGGCCCGAGTCCACGGCCTCCCCACCACCTCTCCATCAGGCGTGAACATGGCTGAGCTGGCCCAGCAGGTGGTGAAGCAGGAGCTCCCCAGCgaggagggcccaggggaggCTCTGATGCTGGGGGCAGAGGTCCCCGACCCCGAGGCGCTGCCAGCTCTGCCCCCCCAGGCCCCGCTGCCCCCTCCTGCCCAGCCACCGTCCCCATTCCATCACCTGGACTTCAGCCACAGCCTGGGCTTTGGGGGTGGGAGTGACGAGGGCACCGCAGGCTACTCCGACCCCCTGGGCCCAGAGCATGGCTCCCCATTCCCCAACCTGTCCAAGAAGGATTTGGACCTCATGCTCCTGGACGACTCCCTGCTACCGCTGGCCTCTGACCCCCTCTTCTCCACCATGTCCCCTGAGGCCTCCAAGGCCAGCAGCCGCCGGAGCAGCTTCAGCATGGAGGAGGGCGACGTGCTGTGA